The window TGTTGAAGATGTGTCAGGCTCATAGTCCCATGAACCTTTTTGGAAAATCACCATATGTGTAGTAATGGCCCTGTTTTTTTATCTATAGGATGCATGAACATGGTGGAGATATGTTTAAAGTTTCTCTTTGTGATTGCATTTAGTGATCATTTATTATAACTGCATTGTTCAACTTGGTTGATTGTACCCTCGTTTGAAGAGGAATCCAAAAGAAAACTTGAAAATCAGATATaacttttctctctgtctctttctaaaAACATGCTTTGGCAAGTTCTGTTAACGGTTTCACATTATTGAACTTCAACAGCACTGAACATGGCTGTGCATGCAGgtcagtgttttattattgttgtcGTTGTGTTTTACTAGCTCTCCAGCTGTTGACAGCAGCAGTGGTGTAACACACTGTTAACAGCCGTTCTAATTTACAAAGAATTTCTCTCAAGCATTCTGCAACTGAGTTTTAGACTTTTAATCGCTGTGTTTTTCAAATGGTACCTCTGCATTAGTAACATTTGTTGACCCATGGTGAGCCCTCTTGAAAATTAAGAGATGTGTCAGTCAAGTAACTTTCAGTGAAAAAATTCCCACAAAGCAGTCCCAGCTTGCACAACCTGTTTGACTCATTTCCCTAAGATGGCTATAAAAGGAAAGTCTCTACTCTTCAGCGCTAGATTCAAACAGCAGAGCGAGAAGGCAGCTGAAccaagaaaagtaaaagtaaaggaaAGAAGGAACTGACTAGTAGAATTCAGTACTATTAAAGGCTCTTTTACTTTTCCATTCAGACTTCATCAGACAGCTTTCAGAAAGACAATTTTTAGTGTTAATTGTTGCAGAATTTTGTAAAAGTCAAACATGATGATCAGCAGAATCCTTGTCGCCTCTATTGTGGTGCTCCTGGCCTTCATGGCCTTCAGTGAAGGTaagaatgtttttgtaaatcAATAATTGAATGTAACTGTATTGAGCTATGCTGTTGATCAGGTCACTCTGCTGTGCACATTCTGCTGTCCTCTTTTCCTCGATGCTTCTGAGCTATCAACACTAGCTATTGCACTTTGTGACCATATGTGACTCCTGTGTCCTAACAGGGATGAGTCTGAGAAGCCTGGGAGTGGAGCTGCACTGCCGCTGCATCCAGACCGAGTCCAAACCCATCATCCGCCACATCGAGAAGGTGGAATTGATTCCTGCCAACTCCCATTGCGACGAGACTGAGATCATGTAAGACCTCATTTCCAAGTCTCCACTGCGATGGTGTTGATACTTTGAGGTTTTGTCACTGTCATCTGCTGGCTTCACCAACATTTTCTGACTGCATCTCTGTTTCTTGTTTGATGTTGCAGTGCCACTCTGAAAAAGACAGGCCAACAGGTTTGCCTGGACCCTGAAGCTCCCTGGGTGAAGAAGGTGATTAAAAGGATCCTGTCCAAGTAAGTACAGATCAATGACACAGTATAAAGGCACTCAGTCATCTACTCTCATTATGTAACTGGAACGTGATACAGAGAAGAAGAGTGTTCATTTCTGATGCACAATATAattcttcttttgtgtttcttttatcTGCAGCAGAAGACGGTGAACAGACAAGGAGAGATGTGCTTCATGAGTCTGAGCCGTTtaaagacaaatgaaaagtccatccatcttcatccgcttatctggtatcgggtcgcaggggcagcagctccagcagggaaccccaaacttcccttccaGAAAGTATTTGTTGTCATTACACTCATCTCATTTTAATACCAGAAGATTGCCTGATGTCCTGATTTTCAAAAttttgaaaatgacaatttaCCCATTAAGGTTATGTTTGTATCAAACATGTTATTTATTGTCAAGTGCTTGTCATGTGCTTGTTTGTGATGTCACTTGTGTGTGTTATAGCCCTGTTACTTGGCTGCTCTTGTAGTTTGTAAAACTCCATGATGTTATCTTGTCTAAAACTTATGGGTTCAACATATTTATTGATGTATTTATGGAACGTGAATGTATCTGGATTCAGTTGTGTAGCTGTGCTGACAACctatttaataattaaaaacgtttatgtaaaattgaaaatggaatttctatgatttatttttcttacataTCATTAATTTGTCTAAACTGTTTTATGTCCCTTGCGAGGATGAAGTTATGAGATGAGTGTAACCCTTTAGTAACTGATACATCTTGTTTTAGAATATTTCTTAAATGTATTAGAAATTACCAATATGCAGTCAGTACAAAACCACAAATTGAAGGAAACATGTTCCCTTAGACtttattttatagttttgttaaaagtcttaaagtctTATACTGTAAGAATTCTTTCATATTCTAttttaattctgttttataACACATATATAGCCTACCTACTGATATAATCATCTATTGCACATCCTTTCTTTTACACATGAAGAAGTGCTTGAAGTGTGTACTGGATCAACTGTTTTCTACTTCCTTACGAGACTGGATCCAATATCATAGAGCTTCACCACAGATGCTCCTGGTCTAATGACGTCACTATCTTCCCATTGTGCATAACTCTGAGTTTATTCTTACATGgataaataaactgaattgtATGAGGTTGTGCAATCTGTAATTGTTTAAATAAGTGTActttttaaagggatagttctgATGAGTGGACAACAATAAgaatattttgtaaatatgcacatgatctaataagacatgcaCAAAATAATTAGGCAATGCACAAAAAGGCTGTTCATCTGCAGTACTTAATCATATTACATCTGACagcctcatgtttcatgttctaagaagccaatcatccacctttaaacatgattcagcctctgacatggaagatcactgTGGGAgaaaggtgactttcacaagcatgtttagggcttaagcatggaatgactacaaaataaaaacctcagcagacaaaaatgtcattaaaacttgtgtgtgacaaatactgatatgtgtgtgacaaatatgtcaaaatccaacaaactcagatttatatatatactgtatttactgtatgtatatatatatttaattgttGCATGGAGATACATTGATAATCGATTTAGAATTgaatcgttggcctctgaattggaattgaatcgtgaggtgccaagtgattcccacccctagcaACTGGTGACAATGCTGTTCACAACCTTCCCTGTTCTCTTCTCCTGTATTGCAAACTAGTGTAAGTTTCCATCAGCAAGAGGTTGTTATGGGTTACAATTTTTAACAGAgtacattttacagtgttttgacTGACTAGGATATTCAGCTGTATTAAGCCAGAGCAAGGCCAAGGGGGACAATATGCATGGCGGAAAACCTAAGCTGCTACGAACAAACACCAACTGACACCAACAGAAACTGAATAATTCTGCAGCACTGAATGTCAGCGTTGGCAGTTTTCGCCATGTTTTTGATAGATagtaggaccccaggaagagtaCGTGCATAAGAGcacagctaatggggatcctatAATAAACTATAACTGTTGCTGTTGGCAGCATTAATGGGGCAGTATGTGCGACAGTGAAGCAAAAAATATGATGATCCCATTGACTATGATGCAATGCTGTAGATTAAACCAGTGGTTTCCAAACTCTTTTTAAAAGAATGTAAAATTGAAATATCTTTTCATCCAAGTACCCCCTGCAGCACAAAAAAGTTTTGGTAGAAAAAAATATGACTGTGATACCATCAGTGTCTGATTTACTTTACAACAATACTGTAactgaaaaaaacttaaatgctacatttcaaatgtttagaatcagtaaattaattcattattataGTGTAGGCTATCATTTTGGGGGGAATTATGcatgactgatatatttgaaattaacatttcaaggtccagtgtgtaacattTTTAGTTGTTGATTATCAAAATCTATGTTGCCCGTTCACAACtagtcctttttcatgaatattgaccactaccatcaattccaagtatttcTATCGGCTTGAAATTTCccatttgcatttgcatgaactggggtagacatTCCATATTCATGTGACATCTCAATATACGTTAGCTAGTAAGGCACATACAGGTCATAGAGCTCCGTCTTTCACATTTTTGCTGTCACATGAtgaactcacaggtgctgctgaAGGGTATTGTTGCTTTCCGGCCTCGGCAAGttggaagaaggaaacatggataACATCAACAAGACAGTTTGTAGTACTCACTAAATC of the Etheostoma spectabile isolate EspeVRDwgs_2016 chromosome 2, UIUC_Espe_1.0, whole genome shotgun sequence genome contains:
- the LOC116706100 gene encoding permeability factor 2; the encoded protein is MMISRILVASIVVLLAFMAFSEGMSLRSLGVELHCRCIQTESKPIIRHIEKVELIPANSHCDETEIIATLKKTGQQVCLDPEAPWVKKVIKRILSNRRR